The following proteins are encoded in a genomic region of Pan troglodytes isolate AG18354 chromosome 2, NHGRI_mPanTro3-v2.0_pri, whole genome shotgun sequence:
- the USP19 gene encoding ubiquitin carboxyl-terminal hydrolase 19 isoform X17 yields MSGGASATGPRRGPPGLEDTTSKKKQKDRANQESKDGGPRKETGSRYVAQAGLELLASGDPSASASHAAGITGSRHHTRLFFPSSSGSASTPQEEQTKEELLLDWRQSAEEVIVKLRVGVGPLQLEDVDAAFTDTDCVVRFAGGQQWGGVFYAEIKSSCAKVQTGEGSLLHLTLPKKVPMLTWPSLLKPLGTQELVPGLQCQENGQELSPIALEPGPEPHRAKQEARNQKRAQGRGEVGSGAGPGAQAGPSAKRAVHLCRGPEGDGSRDDPGPQGDAPPFVADPATQVEADEQLCIPPLNSQTCLLGSEENLAPLAGEKAVPPGNDPVSPAMVRSRNPGKDDCAKEEMAVAADAAALVDEPESMVNLAFVKNDSYEKGPDSVVVHVYVKEICRDTSRVLFREQDFTLIFQTRDGNFLRLHPGCGPHATFRWQVKLRNLIEPEQCTFCFTASRIDICLRKRQSQRWGGLEAPAARGAVGGAKVAVPTGPTPLDSTPPGGAPHPLTGQEEARAVEKDKSKARSEDTGLDSVATRTPMEHVTPKPETHLASPKPTCMVPPMPHSPVSGDSVEEEEEEEKKVCLPGFTGLVNLGNTCFMNSVIQSLSNTRELRDFFHDRSFEAEINYNNPLGTGGRLAIGFAVLLRALWKGTHHAFQPSKLKAIVASKASQFTGYAQHDAQEFMAFLLDGLHEDLNRIQNKPYTETVDSDGRPDEVVAEEAWQRHKMRNDSFIVDLFQGQYKSKLVCPVCAKVSITFDPFLYLPVPLPQKQKVLPVFYFAREPHSKPIKFLVSVSKENSTASEVLDSLSQSVHVKPENLRLAEVIKNRFHRVFLPSHSLDTVSPSDMLLCFELLSSELAKERVVVLEVQQRPQVPSVPISKCAACQRKQQSEDEKLKRCTRCYRVGYCNQLCQKTHWPDHKGLCRPENIGYPFLVSVPASRLTYARLAQLLEGYARYSVSVFQPPFQPGRMALESQSPGCTTLLSTGSLEAGDSERDPIQPPELQLVTPMAEGDTGLPRVWAAPDRGPVPSTSGISSEMLASGPIEVGSLPAGERVSRPEAAVPGYQHPSEAMNAHTPLFFIYKIDSSNREQRLEDKGDTPLELGDDCSLALVWRNNERLQEFVLVASKELECAEDPGSAGEAARAGHFTLDQCLNLFTRPEVLAPEEAWYCPQCKQHREASKQLLLWRLPNVLIVQLKRFSFRSFIWRDKINDLVEFPVRNLDLSKFCIGQKEEQLPSYDLYAVINHYGGMIGGHYTACARLPNDRSSQRSDVGWRLFDDSTVTTVDESQVVTRYAYVLFYRRRNSPVERPPRAGHSEHHPDLGPAAEAAASQASRIWQELEAEEEPVPEGSGPLGPWGPQDWVGPLPRGPTTPDEGCLRYFVLGTVAALVALVLNVFYPLVSQSRWR; encoded by the exons TGGAGGTCCTAGGAAAG agacagggtctcgatatgttgcccaggctggtcttgaacttctggcctcaggtgatccttctgcctcagcctcccatgcagctgggatcacaggctcacgccaccatacccggctgttCTTTCCTTCATCATCAGGGTCAGCATCCACTCCTCAAGAGGAGCAGACCAAAGAGG AGTTGTTGCTCGATTGGAGGCAGAGTGCAGAAGAGGTGATTGTCAAGCTTCGTGTGGGAGTAGGTCCCCTGCAGCTGGAGGATGTAGATGCTGCTTTCACAGATACGGACTGTGTGGTGCGGTTTGCAG GTGGTCAGCAGTGGGGTGGTGTCTTCTATGCTGAGATAAAAAGCTCTTGTGCTAAAGTGCAAACCGGCGAGGGCAGTCTCCTGCACCTGACACTGCCCAAAAAGGTGCCTATGCTCACGTGGCCCTCCCTCCTG AAACCTCTAGGGACCCAGGAGCTGGTGCCGGGGCTGCAGTGCCAGGAGAATGGGCAGGAACTGTCTCCCATTGCCCTGGAGCCAGGCCCTGAGCCCCACCGGGCTAAGCAGGAGGCCCGGAACCAGAAGCGGGCCCAGGGCCGTGGTGAGGTAGGCTCAGGGGCTGGCCCCGGGGCCCAGGCAGGGCCCAGCGCCAAGAGGGCTGTGCATCTCTGCAGAGGGCCAGAGGGGGACGGGTCCAGGGATGACCCTGGACCCCAGGGTGATGCCCCACCCTTCGTGGCTGACCCAGCCACCCAG GTTGAGGCTGATGAACAGCTTTGCATACCACCGCTGAACTCCCAaacctgcctcctgggctcagaggaGAATTTAGCCCCTTTGGCAGGAGAGAAAGCAGTGCCTCCCGGGAATGACCCAGTCTCTCCAGCCATGGTCCGGAGCAGAAACCCTGGGAAAGATGACTGTGCCAAGGAGGAGATGGCAGTGGCAGCAGATGCTGCAGCCTTGGTGGATG AGCCCGAGTCGATGGTGAACCTGGCGTTTGTCAAGAATGACTCGTATGAGAAGGGCCCGGATTCAGTGGTGGTGCACGTGTACGTGAAGGAGATCTGCAGGGACACCTCAAGAGTACTTTTCCGTGAGCAGGACTTCACGCTCATCTTCCAGACcag GGATGGAAACTTCCTGAGGCTGCACCCGGGCTGTGGGCCCCACGCCACCTTCCGTTGGCAGGTGAAGCTCAG GAATCTGATTGAGCCAGAGCAGTGCACCTTCTGTTTCACGGCTTCTCGCATCGACATCTGCCTTCGTAAGAGGCAGAGTCAGCGCTGGGGGGGCCTGGAGGCCCCAGCTGCACGAG GTGCAGTGGGTGGTGCAAAGGTTGCCGTGCCGACAGGTCCAACCCCTCTGGATTCAACCCCACCAGGAGGTGCTCCCCACCCGCTGACAGGCCAGGAGGAGGCCCGGGCTGTGGAGAAGGATAAATCCAAGGCACGATCTGAGGACACAGGGCTAGACAGTGTGGCAACCCGCACACCCATGGAGCATGTAACCCCAAAGCCAGAGACACACCTGGCCTCG CCCAAGCCTACATGCATGGTGCCTCCCATGCCCCACAGCCCAGTTAGTGGAGACAgcgtggaggaggaggaagaggaagagaagaaggtgTGTCTGCCAGGCTTCACTGGCCTTGTCAATTTAGGCAACACCTGCTTCATGAACAGCGTCATTCAGTCTCTGTCCAACACTCGGGAACTCCGGGACTTCTTCCATG ACCGCTCCTTTGAGGCTGAGATCAACTACAACAACCCACTAGGGACTGGTGGGCGTCTGGCCATTGGCTTTGCCGTGCTGCTTCGGGCGCTGTGGAAGGGCACCCACCATGCCTTCCAGCCTTCCAAGTTGAAG GCCATTGTGGCGAGTAAGGCCAGCCAGTTCACAGGCTATGCACAGCATGATGCCCAGGAGTTCATGGCTTTCCTGCTGGATGGGCTGCACGAGGACCTGAATCGCATTCAGAACAAGCCCTACACAGAGACCGTGGATTCAGATGGGCGGCCCGATGAG GTGGTAGCTGAGGAAGCATGGCAGCGGCACAAGATGAGGAATGACTCTTTCATCGTGGACTTATTTCAGGGGCAGTACAAGTCGAAGCTGGTGTGCCCTGTGTGTGCCAAG GTCTCCATCACTTTTGACCCGTTTCTTTATCTGCCGGTGCCCTTGCCACAAAAGCAAAAGGTTCTCCCTGTCTTTTATTTTGCCCGAGAGCCCCACAGCAAGCCCATCAAG TTCCTGGTGAGCGTCAGCAAGGAGAACTCCACTGCGAGCGAAGTATTGGACTCCCTCTCTCAGAGTGTTCATGTGAAGCCTGAGAACCTGCGTTTGGCGGAG GTAATTAAGAATCGTTTCCATCGTGTGTTCCTACCCTCCCACTCACTGGACACTGTGTCCCCATCTGATATGCTCCTCTGCTTTGAGCTGCTATCCTCAGAGTTGGCTAAGGAGCGGGTAGTGGTGCTAGAGGTGCAACAG CGCCCCCAGGTGCCCAGCGTCCCCATCTCCAAGTGTGCAGCCTGCCAGCGGAAGCAACAGTCGGAGGATGAAAAGCTGAAGCGCTGTACCCGGTGCTACCGTGTGGGCTACTGCAACCA GCTCTGCCAGAAAACCCACTGGCCTGACCACAAGGGCCTCTGCCGACCTGAGAACATTGGCTACCCCTTCCTGGTCAGTGTACCTGCCTCGCGCCTCACTTATGCCCGCCTCGCTCAGTTGCTAGAGGGCTATGCCCG GTACTCTGTGAGTGTATTCCAGCCACCCTTTCAGCCAGGCCGCATGGCCTTGGAGTCTCAGAGCCCTGGCTGCACCACACTGCTCTCCACTGGCTCCCTGGAGGCTGGGGACAGCGAGAGAGACCCCATTCAGCCACCTGAGCTCCAGCTGGTGACCCCTATGGCTGAGGGGGACACAGGGCTTCCCCGGGTGTGGGCAGCCCCTGACCGGGGTCCTGTGCCCAGCACCAGTGGAATTTCTTCTGAGATGCTGGCCAGTGGGCCCATTGAGGTTGGCTCCTTGCCTGCTGGCGAGAGGGTGTCCCGACCCGAAG CTGCTGTGCCTGGGTACCAGCATCCAAGTGAAGCTATGAATGCCCACACACCCCtgttcttcatctataaaattgatTCATCCAACCGAGAGCAGCGGCTAGAGGACAAAG GAGACACCCCACTGGAGCTGGGTGACGACTGTAGCCTGGCTCTCGTCTGGCGGAACAATGAGCGCTTGCAGGAGTTTGTGTTGGTAGCCTCCAAGGAGCTGGAATGTGCTGAGGATCCAGGCTCTGCCGGTGAGGCTGCCCGGGCCGGCCACTTCACCCTGGACCAGTGCCTCAACCTCTTCACACGGCCTGAGGTGCTGGCACCCGAGGAGGCCTG GTACTGCCCACAGTGCAAACAGCACCGTGAGGCCTCCAAGCAGCTGTTGCTATGGCGCCtgccaaatgttctcattgtgcaGCTCAAGCGCTTCTCCTTTCGTAGTTTTATCTGGCGTGACAAGATCAATGACTTGGTGGAGTTCCCTGTTAG GAACCTGGACCTGAGCAAGTTCTGCATTGGTCAGAAAGAGGAGCAGCTGCCCAGCTACGATCTATATGCTGTCATCAACCACTATGGAGGCATGATTGGTGGCCACTACACTGCCTGTGCACGCCTGCCCAATGATCGTAGCAGTCAGCGCAGTGACGTGG GCTGGCGCTTGTTTGATGACAGCACAGTGACAACGGTAGACGAGAGCCAGGTTGTGACGCGTTACGCCTATGTACTCTTCTACCGCCGGCGGAACTCTCCTGTGGAGAGGCCCCCCAGGGCAGGTCACTCTGAGCACCACCCAGACCTAGGCCCTGCAGCTGAGGCTGCTGCCAGCCAG GCTTCCCGGATTtggcaggagctggaggctgaggaggagccGGTGCCTGAGGGGTCTGGGCCCCTGGGTCCCTGGGGGCCCCAAGACTGGGTGGGCCCCCTACCACGTGGCCCTACCACACCAGATGAGGGCTGCCTCCGGTACTTTGTCCTGGGCACCGTGGCGGCTTTGGTGGCCCTCGTGCTCAACGTGTTCTATCCTCTGGTATCCCAGAGTCGCTGGAGATGA
- the USP19 gene encoding ubiquitin carboxyl-terminal hydrolase 19 isoform X18: protein MSGGASATGPRRGPPGLEDTTSKKKQKDRANQESKDGGPRKETGSRYVAQAGLELLASGDPSASASHAAGITGSRHHTRLFFPSSSGSASTPQEEQTKEELLLDWRQSAEEVIVKLRVGVGPLQLEDVDAAFTDTDCVVRFAGGQQWGGVFYAEIKSSCAKVQTGEGSLLHLTLPKKVPMLTWPSLLKPLGTQELVPGLQCQENGQELSPIALEPGPEPHRAKQEARNQKRAQGRGEVGSGAGPGAQAGPSAKRAVHLCRGPEGDGSRDDPGPQGDAPPFVADPATQVEADEQLCIPPLNSQTCLLGSEENLAPLAGEKAVPPGNDPVSPAMVRSRNPGKDDCAKEEMAVAADAAALVDGKEPESMVNLAFVKNDSYEKGPDSVVVHVYVKEICRDTSRVLFREQDFTLIFQTRDGNFLRLHPGCGPHATFRWQVKLRNLIEPEQCTFCFTASRIDICLRKRQSQRWGGLEAPAARVGGAKVAVPTGPTPLDSTPPGGAPHPLTGQEEARAVEKDKSKARSEDTGLDSVATRTPMEHVTPKPETHLASPKPTCMVPPMPHSPVSGDSVEEEEEEEKKVCLPGFTGLVNLGNTCFMNSVIQSLSNTRELRDFFHDRSFEAEINYNNPLGTGGRLAIGFAVLLRALWKGTHHAFQPSKLKAIVASKASQFTGYAQHDAQEFMAFLLDGLHEDLNRIQNKPYTETVDSDGRPDEVVAEEAWQRHKMRNDSFIVDLFQGQYKSKLVCPVCAKVSITFDPFLYLPVPLPQKQKVLPVFYFAREPHSKPIKFLVSVSKENSTASEVLDSLSQSVHVKPENLRLAEVIKNRFHRVFLPSHSLDTVSPSDMLLCFELLSSELAKERVVVLEVQQRPQVPSVPISKCAACQRKQQSEDEKLKRCTRCYRVGYCNQLCQKTHWPDHKGLCRPENIGYPFLVSVPASRLTYARLAQLLEGYARYSVSVFQPPFQPGRMALESQSPGCTTLLSTGSLEAGDSERDPIQPPELQLVTPMAEGDTGLPRVWAAPDRGPVPSTSGISSEMLASGPIEVGSLPAGERVSRPEAAVPGYQHPSEAMNAHTPLFFIYKIDSSNREQRLEDKGDTPLELGDDCSLALVWRNNERLQEFVLVASKELECAEDPGSAGEAARAGHFTLDQCLNLFTRPEVLAPEEAWYCPQCKQHREASKQLLLWRLPNVLIVQLKRFSFRSFIWRDKINDLVEFPVRNLDLSKFCIGQKEEQLPSYDLYAVINHYGGMIGGHYTACARLPNDRSSQRSDVGWRLFDDSTVTTVDESQVVTRYAYVLFYRRRNSPVERPPRAGHSEHHPDLGPAAEAAASQASRIWQELEAEEEPVPEGSGPLGPWGPQDWVGPLPRGPTTPDEGCLRYFVLGTVAALVALVLNVFYPLVSQSRWR, encoded by the exons TGGAGGTCCTAGGAAAG agacagggtctcgatatgttgcccaggctggtcttgaacttctggcctcaggtgatccttctgcctcagcctcccatgcagctgggatcacaggctcacgccaccatacccggctgttCTTTCCTTCATCATCAGGGTCAGCATCCACTCCTCAAGAGGAGCAGACCAAAGAGG AGTTGTTGCTCGATTGGAGGCAGAGTGCAGAAGAGGTGATTGTCAAGCTTCGTGTGGGAGTAGGTCCCCTGCAGCTGGAGGATGTAGATGCTGCTTTCACAGATACGGACTGTGTGGTGCGGTTTGCAG GTGGTCAGCAGTGGGGTGGTGTCTTCTATGCTGAGATAAAAAGCTCTTGTGCTAAAGTGCAAACCGGCGAGGGCAGTCTCCTGCACCTGACACTGCCCAAAAAGGTGCCTATGCTCACGTGGCCCTCCCTCCTG AAACCTCTAGGGACCCAGGAGCTGGTGCCGGGGCTGCAGTGCCAGGAGAATGGGCAGGAACTGTCTCCCATTGCCCTGGAGCCAGGCCCTGAGCCCCACCGGGCTAAGCAGGAGGCCCGGAACCAGAAGCGGGCCCAGGGCCGTGGTGAGGTAGGCTCAGGGGCTGGCCCCGGGGCCCAGGCAGGGCCCAGCGCCAAGAGGGCTGTGCATCTCTGCAGAGGGCCAGAGGGGGACGGGTCCAGGGATGACCCTGGACCCCAGGGTGATGCCCCACCCTTCGTGGCTGACCCAGCCACCCAG GTTGAGGCTGATGAACAGCTTTGCATACCACCGCTGAACTCCCAaacctgcctcctgggctcagaggaGAATTTAGCCCCTTTGGCAGGAGAGAAAGCAGTGCCTCCCGGGAATGACCCAGTCTCTCCAGCCATGGTCCGGAGCAGAAACCCTGGGAAAGATGACTGTGCCAAGGAGGAGATGGCAGTGGCAGCAGATGCTGCAGCCTTGGTGGATGGTAAAG AGCCCGAGTCGATGGTGAACCTGGCGTTTGTCAAGAATGACTCGTATGAGAAGGGCCCGGATTCAGTGGTGGTGCACGTGTACGTGAAGGAGATCTGCAGGGACACCTCAAGAGTACTTTTCCGTGAGCAGGACTTCACGCTCATCTTCCAGACcag GGATGGAAACTTCCTGAGGCTGCACCCGGGCTGTGGGCCCCACGCCACCTTCCGTTGGCAGGTGAAGCTCAG GAATCTGATTGAGCCAGAGCAGTGCACCTTCTGTTTCACGGCTTCTCGCATCGACATCTGCCTTCGTAAGAGGCAGAGTCAGCGCTGGGGGGGCCTGGAGGCCCCAGCTGCACGAG TGGGTGGTGCAAAGGTTGCCGTGCCGACAGGTCCAACCCCTCTGGATTCAACCCCACCAGGAGGTGCTCCCCACCCGCTGACAGGCCAGGAGGAGGCCCGGGCTGTGGAGAAGGATAAATCCAAGGCACGATCTGAGGACACAGGGCTAGACAGTGTGGCAACCCGCACACCCATGGAGCATGTAACCCCAAAGCCAGAGACACACCTGGCCTCG CCCAAGCCTACATGCATGGTGCCTCCCATGCCCCACAGCCCAGTTAGTGGAGACAgcgtggaggaggaggaagaggaagagaagaaggtgTGTCTGCCAGGCTTCACTGGCCTTGTCAATTTAGGCAACACCTGCTTCATGAACAGCGTCATTCAGTCTCTGTCCAACACTCGGGAACTCCGGGACTTCTTCCATG ACCGCTCCTTTGAGGCTGAGATCAACTACAACAACCCACTAGGGACTGGTGGGCGTCTGGCCATTGGCTTTGCCGTGCTGCTTCGGGCGCTGTGGAAGGGCACCCACCATGCCTTCCAGCCTTCCAAGTTGAAG GCCATTGTGGCGAGTAAGGCCAGCCAGTTCACAGGCTATGCACAGCATGATGCCCAGGAGTTCATGGCTTTCCTGCTGGATGGGCTGCACGAGGACCTGAATCGCATTCAGAACAAGCCCTACACAGAGACCGTGGATTCAGATGGGCGGCCCGATGAG GTGGTAGCTGAGGAAGCATGGCAGCGGCACAAGATGAGGAATGACTCTTTCATCGTGGACTTATTTCAGGGGCAGTACAAGTCGAAGCTGGTGTGCCCTGTGTGTGCCAAG GTCTCCATCACTTTTGACCCGTTTCTTTATCTGCCGGTGCCCTTGCCACAAAAGCAAAAGGTTCTCCCTGTCTTTTATTTTGCCCGAGAGCCCCACAGCAAGCCCATCAAG TTCCTGGTGAGCGTCAGCAAGGAGAACTCCACTGCGAGCGAAGTATTGGACTCCCTCTCTCAGAGTGTTCATGTGAAGCCTGAGAACCTGCGTTTGGCGGAG GTAATTAAGAATCGTTTCCATCGTGTGTTCCTACCCTCCCACTCACTGGACACTGTGTCCCCATCTGATATGCTCCTCTGCTTTGAGCTGCTATCCTCAGAGTTGGCTAAGGAGCGGGTAGTGGTGCTAGAGGTGCAACAG CGCCCCCAGGTGCCCAGCGTCCCCATCTCCAAGTGTGCAGCCTGCCAGCGGAAGCAACAGTCGGAGGATGAAAAGCTGAAGCGCTGTACCCGGTGCTACCGTGTGGGCTACTGCAACCA GCTCTGCCAGAAAACCCACTGGCCTGACCACAAGGGCCTCTGCCGACCTGAGAACATTGGCTACCCCTTCCTGGTCAGTGTACCTGCCTCGCGCCTCACTTATGCCCGCCTCGCTCAGTTGCTAGAGGGCTATGCCCG GTACTCTGTGAGTGTATTCCAGCCACCCTTTCAGCCAGGCCGCATGGCCTTGGAGTCTCAGAGCCCTGGCTGCACCACACTGCTCTCCACTGGCTCCCTGGAGGCTGGGGACAGCGAGAGAGACCCCATTCAGCCACCTGAGCTCCAGCTGGTGACCCCTATGGCTGAGGGGGACACAGGGCTTCCCCGGGTGTGGGCAGCCCCTGACCGGGGTCCTGTGCCCAGCACCAGTGGAATTTCTTCTGAGATGCTGGCCAGTGGGCCCATTGAGGTTGGCTCCTTGCCTGCTGGCGAGAGGGTGTCCCGACCCGAAG CTGCTGTGCCTGGGTACCAGCATCCAAGTGAAGCTATGAATGCCCACACACCCCtgttcttcatctataaaattgatTCATCCAACCGAGAGCAGCGGCTAGAGGACAAAG GAGACACCCCACTGGAGCTGGGTGACGACTGTAGCCTGGCTCTCGTCTGGCGGAACAATGAGCGCTTGCAGGAGTTTGTGTTGGTAGCCTCCAAGGAGCTGGAATGTGCTGAGGATCCAGGCTCTGCCGGTGAGGCTGCCCGGGCCGGCCACTTCACCCTGGACCAGTGCCTCAACCTCTTCACACGGCCTGAGGTGCTGGCACCCGAGGAGGCCTG GTACTGCCCACAGTGCAAACAGCACCGTGAGGCCTCCAAGCAGCTGTTGCTATGGCGCCtgccaaatgttctcattgtgcaGCTCAAGCGCTTCTCCTTTCGTAGTTTTATCTGGCGTGACAAGATCAATGACTTGGTGGAGTTCCCTGTTAG GAACCTGGACCTGAGCAAGTTCTGCATTGGTCAGAAAGAGGAGCAGCTGCCCAGCTACGATCTATATGCTGTCATCAACCACTATGGAGGCATGATTGGTGGCCACTACACTGCCTGTGCACGCCTGCCCAATGATCGTAGCAGTCAGCGCAGTGACGTGG GCTGGCGCTTGTTTGATGACAGCACAGTGACAACGGTAGACGAGAGCCAGGTTGTGACGCGTTACGCCTATGTACTCTTCTACCGCCGGCGGAACTCTCCTGTGGAGAGGCCCCCCAGGGCAGGTCACTCTGAGCACCACCCAGACCTAGGCCCTGCAGCTGAGGCTGCTGCCAGCCAG GCTTCCCGGATTtggcaggagctggaggctgaggaggagccGGTGCCTGAGGGGTCTGGGCCCCTGGGTCCCTGGGGGCCCCAAGACTGGGTGGGCCCCCTACCACGTGGCCCTACCACACCAGATGAGGGCTGCCTCCGGTACTTTGTCCTGGGCACCGTGGCGGCTTTGGTGGCCCTCGTGCTCAACGTGTTCTATCCTCTGGTATCCCAGAGTCGCTGGAGATGA